The DNA segment AAAATAAAAAACACTGGTAAATACATACCCTTTTATAAAATACAGGGGAATGGAAGCAATGTTGGTAGCGATCCACCAGTACCAGCTCTCTACTTTTTTCTTTGCCATCAGCCACATACCTGTATAGGCCGTGGCAGAGGCAAAAGCATCTGCCCAGGGAATGATCTCCGGCGAGAAAATGCTCTTCAGCCAGGTCAGTGCACTGAAAATACCTATATAGCATACCCCGAAGAACAGGAAATGCTGGCCCCATTCTTTTCGGATGGCATGTTGTATAACCACCACATGGTGCTGTGCAGCATCTTTTTTGGTCCAGAGAATCCAGCCATAAATGCTCATTATCGTATAGTAAACATTTACGCTGGCCTC comes from the Paraflavitalea devenefica genome and includes:
- the pnuC gene encoding nicotinamide riboside transporter PnuC — translated: MSLSEIYQQFLYGMRHTTVLEYIAVFTGIASVWFSRIEHILVYPIGLISTIIYTYLSLMGHLPGEASVNVYYTIMSIYGWILWTKKDAAQHHVVVIQHAIRKEWGQHFLFFGVCYIGIFSALTWLKSIFSPEIIPWADAFASATAYTGMWLMAKKKVESWYWWIATNIASIPLYFIKGYVFTSVFYFILLLMAGFGWAEWNKRARQAKHIPAP